The following coding sequences lie in one Yoonia sp. G8-12 genomic window:
- a CDS encoding TRAP transporter substrate-binding protein produces MKFTKQILGAATALMLAGVSAQAQTYTMTMGHVLSDQSPYQVTLNEFKRLIEERSNGDVAVEVQCCAQAGNETRAIQSMRTGILTGGFVGGSTLETVVPAYRVLSLPYLFDDKEQAYEILQGDMGRELLDLLDDYGMYGLGFGSIYERSVASKAPARVASVEDMQGLKIRVLPTPGFVEAYNALGTQPTPMAYGELFMAIQNNVVDAIEISPDALVADRFHEVVSSYTMTKAHQSTTILVVSKAWWDGVPADVQEMIQTAATDAIAVGIAAHDELAAEGLETAAAAGVEIIEPDLGPIMEKAKESWNVILTDQPEARTYLERFQAAIGN; encoded by the coding sequence ATGAAGTTTACAAAACAGATACTTGGAGCCGCTACGGCTCTGATGCTGGCCGGCGTTTCCGCGCAAGCGCAGACTTACACGATGACGATGGGTCATGTGTTGAGTGACCAAAGCCCTTATCAGGTCACATTGAACGAATTCAAACGTCTCATCGAAGAGCGCAGCAATGGTGACGTTGCAGTCGAGGTGCAGTGCTGCGCGCAAGCCGGAAACGAGACGCGTGCGATCCAATCCATGCGCACCGGTATCCTGACTGGCGGTTTTGTAGGGGGATCAACGCTCGAGACCGTTGTACCTGCTTACCGTGTGTTGTCTTTGCCATATCTCTTTGATGACAAAGAGCAGGCCTACGAGATCCTGCAAGGCGACATGGGCCGCGAACTGCTGGACCTGCTGGATGACTACGGCATGTATGGCCTGGGCTTCGGATCCATCTACGAACGGTCTGTTGCTTCGAAAGCGCCGGCGCGGGTTGCAAGCGTCGAAGACATGCAGGGCTTGAAAATCCGTGTTCTGCCAACCCCGGGTTTCGTCGAGGCCTATAATGCTCTTGGCACACAGCCGACACCAATGGCTTATGGCGAATTGTTCATGGCGATCCAGAACAACGTCGTTGATGCGATCGAAATCAGCCCTGACGCGCTTGTCGCGGACCGGTTCCACGAAGTGGTTTCAAGCTACACAATGACCAAGGCCCACCAGTCGACAACAATCCTTGTCGTGTCAAAGGCATGGTGGGACGGGGTGCCTGCGGATGTGCAAGAGATGATCCAGACTGCGGCAACAGATGCGATTGCAGTCGGCATTGCCGCGCATGATGAACTTGCCGCAGAAGGTCTGGAAACCGCAGCAGCAGCAGGCGTGGAAATCATCGAACCGGATCTTGGCCCAATTATGGAAAAGGCAAAAGAGAGCTGGAACGTTATCCTGACAGACCAGCCTGAAGCCCGTACATACCTTGAGCGCTTTCAGGCAGCCATTGGCAACTGA
- a CDS encoding TRAP transporter small permease has product MRRFISLVDWLNKGVIALTGGLLAIVAICVMFQVLVRFVLTAAGINISAPWTEELARYILIWMVFLGAAAGVRHARMIALEFGIQRLPARAGIPLRYCVILLCMGFFGLLFWVGLDFIELGKTETSPVLGIGKEKVYWAMPVAMVLMIINSLALMAETVIEGRDIRYAADYAPVEHTP; this is encoded by the coding sequence TTGCGGCGTTTCATTTCCCTTGTTGACTGGTTGAATAAGGGCGTTATCGCCTTGACCGGTGGGCTTTTGGCCATCGTTGCAATCTGTGTGATGTTTCAGGTGCTTGTGCGATTTGTCCTCACGGCAGCGGGGATCAACATATCTGCGCCGTGGACCGAGGAATTGGCGCGATACATCCTTATCTGGATGGTCTTTCTGGGGGCAGCGGCAGGCGTCCGGCACGCCCGCATGATCGCACTCGAGTTTGGAATTCAGCGCCTGCCGGCGAGGGCAGGGATCCCGTTGCGCTATTGCGTTATATTGTTGTGCATGGGGTTCTTCGGGCTGCTGTTCTGGGTCGGCCTTGATTTCATCGAGCTTGGTAAGACGGAAACAAGCCCCGTTCTCGGGATAGGAAAAGAAAAGGTCTATTGGGCCATGCCCGTTGCGATGGTCTTGATGATCATCAACTCGCTGGCGCTGATGGCAGAAACGGTCATCGAAGGCCGCGACATCCGTTATGCCGCTGACTACGCACCGGTGGAACACACACCATGA
- a CDS encoding ABC transporter permease translates to MAEFIIKRVLQAIVVLFVMTLLVFFGVNVIGNPVYIFASSECDQACLTKTIAELGLDLPLWQQYLIFLKNLLQGDLGNSFTHGIPALSLIFERLPATLELAFCALAIALGVGLPLGIWAGLYPDRIISRIIMAFSMIAFSLPVFWIGLILILTFSVQLGWLPAIGRGDTVDVFGVELSVLTLDGLHHLVMPAFTLSLIMMAIVIRLTRAGMREVIFADYIKFARANGIRERRILMTHVMKNLLIPIVTVLGMEFGGVIAFAVVVESIFSWPGVGKMLIDAIGVLDRPLIVAYLIFVVFMFVILNLLVDILYSLLDPRVRLGGSQS, encoded by the coding sequence ATGGCTGAATTCATTATCAAACGCGTGCTACAGGCAATCGTCGTCCTGTTTGTCATGACGTTGCTGGTATTCTTCGGCGTAAATGTGATCGGAAATCCGGTTTACATCTTTGCCTCATCCGAATGCGATCAGGCTTGCCTGACAAAGACCATTGCGGAACTTGGTTTGGACCTACCGCTTTGGCAGCAGTATCTGATATTCCTCAAAAATCTTCTGCAGGGTGATTTGGGTAACTCATTCACCCATGGCATCCCTGCGCTGTCCTTGATTTTTGAACGGTTGCCCGCGACGCTGGAACTCGCATTTTGCGCGCTTGCCATTGCACTTGGCGTTGGCCTGCCTTTGGGGATTTGGGCCGGGCTATACCCTGACAGGATCATCAGCCGCATCATCATGGCTTTCTCGATGATTGCGTTCTCTTTGCCTGTCTTCTGGATTGGTTTGATTTTGATCCTGACATTCTCGGTTCAACTGGGTTGGCTGCCCGCTATCGGGCGTGGCGATACGGTGGACGTTTTCGGCGTCGAACTGAGCGTGCTGACATTGGACGGGTTGCACCATCTGGTTATGCCGGCATTCACCCTGTCCTTGATTATGATGGCCATTGTCATCCGGCTGACTCGCGCTGGTATGCGCGAAGTGATCTTTGCCGATTATATCAAGTTTGCCCGTGCGAACGGAATTCGTGAGCGCCGCATTCTGATGACCCATGTCATGAAGAACCTGTTGATTCCGATCGTGACGGTTCTGGGGATGGAGTTCGGTGGCGTCATCGCTTTTGCGGTCGTCGTAGAGTCTATCTTTAGCTGGCCGGGTGTTGGCAAGATGTTGATTGATGCCATTGGTGTCCTCGACCGTCCCCTGATCGTCGCCTACCTGATCTTCGTGGTGTTCATGTTCGTGATTTTGAACCTGCTGGTAGATATTCTGTATTCGCTTCTTGACCCGCGGGTCCGCTTGGGCGGGAGCCAGTCATGA
- a CDS encoding TRAP transporter large permease, whose translation MILLVASLFILFVASVPIALALGIASLATLTDLGIPFIAIPQVVFESLDSFSLMALPLYVLAGKLMQHGGIAERLVGVAKALVSWVWGGLASAVVMTSMMFATISGSSAATAAAVGSMLIPEMEKQNYPRPFSAATTASSGELGVIIPPSVAMVIYGVITGVSITDLFIAGLLPGLMIGASLMTTAILISWIMGYGQRQVFQPSLWLAEVGRAAWRASLSLLMPVIILGGIFGGIFTATEAAVVAVFYALFLGIVVYGQLKLRDLPALFASAAVTSSVVMIIVAFAAMFGFALHMLRAPQEIGKLLATITDNPIYFLLLVNLFLLIVGMFMETFAAIVILGPILSPIAVAYGIDPVHFGLIMIVNLAVGMVTPPVGVNLFIACGISRISMEELIRPLSVFLLVLIANLMVITYVPSLSLVFLR comes from the coding sequence ATGATCTTGCTAGTCGCATCCCTTTTTATCTTGTTTGTCGCAAGCGTACCAATCGCGCTGGCGCTTGGCATCGCCTCGCTGGCCACGCTCACCGACCTTGGTATTCCCTTTATAGCTATTCCTCAGGTGGTCTTTGAATCGCTGGACAGCTTTTCGTTGATGGCTTTGCCGCTTTATGTGCTGGCCGGCAAACTCATGCAGCATGGCGGTATCGCTGAACGATTGGTTGGTGTTGCAAAGGCGCTGGTCAGTTGGGTTTGGGGTGGTCTTGCGTCTGCTGTCGTCATGACATCCATGATGTTTGCGACGATCTCCGGTTCGTCTGCCGCGACTGCGGCAGCGGTTGGTTCAATGCTCATTCCCGAGATGGAAAAGCAGAATTATCCCCGCCCGTTCAGTGCTGCAACAACGGCGTCGTCCGGCGAGCTAGGCGTTATCATTCCGCCCTCTGTCGCTATGGTCATCTATGGCGTCATTACGGGTGTCTCGATTACTGACCTGTTTATTGCAGGTCTGCTGCCGGGCTTGATGATTGGTGCGTCCCTTATGACGACTGCGATCCTGATTTCCTGGATTATGGGTTATGGCCAACGTCAGGTATTCCAGCCAAGCCTTTGGTTGGCAGAAGTCGGGCGTGCTGCGTGGCGGGCGTCACTCTCATTGCTGATGCCTGTCATCATCCTTGGCGGTATTTTTGGTGGGATCTTTACCGCGACAGAGGCGGCGGTCGTTGCGGTTTTCTACGCTCTTTTTCTGGGTATCGTGGTCTACGGCCAGCTCAAATTGCGTGACCTGCCGGCCCTTTTTGCAAGCGCCGCGGTTACATCGTCGGTTGTGATGATTATTGTGGCTTTCGCTGCGATGTTCGGATTTGCGCTGCATATGCTGCGAGCCCCCCAAGAGATCGGCAAACTGCTTGCAACGATCACCGACAATCCGATTTACTTTCTGCTTCTGGTAAACCTGTTTTTGCTGATCGTTGGCATGTTCATGGAGACATTCGCAGCCATCGTAATTCTAGGGCCTATCCTGTCACCGATCGCCGTGGCTTACGGCATAGATCCCGTTCATTTCGGTCTGATCATGATCGTAAATCTTGCAGTCGGGATGGTGACTCCACCTGTAGGGGTAAACCTGTTTATCGCTTGCGGCATATCTCGCATCAGCATGGAGGAACTCATTCGACCATTGTCTGTGTTCTTGTTGGTTTTGATCGCCAACCTGATGGTCATCACCTACGTGCCCTCACTTTCGCTTGTTTTCTTACGCTAG
- a CDS encoding ABC transporter substrate-binding protein, producing MSFLKTGVLVASLTLALPAAAQEVLTIGVRSEASSLDPHWTQLSADVQVHEHIFEKLVALDATSQPIPGLAVSWEPIDDLTWEFKLREGVAWHDGEMFNADDVIFSFDRLRAGISGAPASPAFQLEKGAKQWTRLDDFTIQITTTEPYPTVAEDLAMLAILPEHAATGVTESVDFNSGLATIGTGPFMFEEYSPGSRVTVVKNPNWWGGEVEWDQVVFRPITQDTSRLAALLNGDVDMIDYPPTIDLPQLQENPDFVVSTIPADRLIYLMPGYKHVERFITDNDGNVMVPNPMRDWRVRRALSLAIDRDTIRDRVMGGASLPTRNIVPPGFFGYVDALEADAYDPEAAQALLAEAGYGEGFKIVLHGPNDRYVNDARILEVVAQMWSRVGIETEVDAMPRNIFFSRLIRGDELTIPGFDVPEFSMSLTGWGTVAGEATYTVSGTLETYNAATGGGNGNFGRYSNPEVDARSVLAKQTVDNAERLRILQEAITIGMDDYAFIPLHFQVNNWAMRAGLAHAPRTNERTMALDVSRVD from the coding sequence ATGAGCTTTCTAAAAACCGGCGTTCTTGTTGCGTCGTTGACGCTGGCATTGCCGGCCGCCGCACAAGAGGTGCTGACAATTGGCGTTCGGTCCGAAGCCAGTTCGCTGGACCCCCATTGGACCCAGCTATCCGCTGACGTTCAGGTGCACGAACATATTTTTGAGAAACTGGTCGCACTGGATGCGACGTCGCAGCCTATTCCCGGTCTTGCCGTATCCTGGGAGCCGATTGATGACCTTACCTGGGAATTCAAACTGCGCGAAGGTGTGGCGTGGCATGATGGCGAAATGTTCAATGCCGATGATGTGATCTTTTCATTCGATCGTCTGCGGGCGGGTATTTCCGGTGCGCCGGCATCGCCTGCATTCCAGCTGGAAAAGGGCGCAAAGCAGTGGACACGGCTTGACGACTTCACGATCCAGATCACAACGACCGAACCCTATCCGACGGTTGCCGAAGACCTTGCTATGTTGGCCATCCTTCCAGAACACGCTGCCACAGGGGTGACTGAATCGGTTGATTTCAATAGCGGTCTTGCGACCATTGGCACGGGCCCTTTCATGTTTGAAGAGTATAGCCCCGGCAGCCGTGTGACGGTTGTCAAGAACCCGAACTGGTGGGGTGGTGAAGTCGAATGGGATCAGGTCGTATTCCGTCCGATCACACAAGATACGTCCCGTCTGGCGGCACTTTTGAATGGTGATGTCGATATGATCGACTATCCACCAACGATTGATCTGCCGCAACTGCAGGAAAATCCGGACTTTGTCGTGTCAACGATCCCTGCAGACCGGCTGATCTATCTGATGCCAGGCTACAAGCACGTTGAGCGCTTTATCACCGATAATGATGGCAACGTCATGGTGCCGAACCCCATGCGTGACTGGCGTGTGCGCCGTGCGCTCAGCCTTGCGATTGACCGCGATACGATCCGTGATCGTGTGATGGGTGGTGCGTCCTTGCCAACGCGCAACATCGTGCCACCGGGCTTTTTCGGGTATGTAGATGCGCTCGAAGCGGATGCCTATGATCCAGAAGCTGCACAGGCTTTGCTTGCAGAAGCCGGCTATGGTGAAGGCTTCAAAATTGTACTGCACGGACCCAACGACCGTTATGTCAACGATGCTCGAATTCTTGAGGTTGTTGCCCAGATGTGGAGCCGTGTCGGCATCGAAACCGAAGTCGACGCCATGCCGCGCAACATCTTCTTTTCGCGCCTGATCCGTGGCGATGAACTGACCATCCCCGGTTTTGATGTGCCCGAATTCTCGATGTCTTTGACAGGGTGGGGCACCGTTGCTGGCGAGGCCACCTATACTGTCTCCGGTACGCTTGAGACGTATAACGCGGCGACGGGTGGCGGAAACGGCAACTTTGGTCGTTATTCGAACCCCGAAGTTGACGCGCGCTCAGTGCTGGCCAAGCAGACCGTCGACAATGCCGAGCGCCTGCGGATCCTGCAGGAGGCGATCACCATCGGCATGGACGACTATGCGTTTATCCCGCTGCATTTTCAGGTGAACAACTGGGCCATGCGTGCCGGTCTTGCGCATGCACCGCGGACCAATGAGCGCACTATGGCGCTGGACGTTTCGCGGGTCGACTAA
- a CDS encoding ABC transporter permease gives MSNLSQAPTAGSPRELARRFLSVPSAVIALAVFILFCILGFGAPLIAPQNPYDLRQVDILDSLLPPGSVSFSGMTYWLGTDGQGRDMLSAMLYGIRISLIVGLLSGFIALVFGTFVGLIAAYRRGWVDTLLMRIVDLQLSFPTILVALILLVILGRGVENIILALVVVQWAYFARTVRGVALVEGAREYVDAARGLRLGGARILFRHILPNCLPTILVVATMQMAMAISLEATLSFLGLGLPPTRPSLGLLIANGFDYLQSGRYWISVLPGLVLLAIIISANVLGDRLRDVLNPRL, from the coding sequence ATGAGCAATCTTTCGCAGGCCCCGACCGCAGGATCGCCACGTGAGCTGGCCCGTCGTTTCCTATCAGTGCCAAGCGCTGTCATTGCCTTGGCGGTATTCATCCTGTTTTGCATTCTTGGATTTGGTGCGCCGTTGATTGCGCCGCAAAATCCCTACGACCTGCGGCAGGTCGATATTCTGGACAGTTTGCTTCCACCGGGCAGTGTGAGTTTCTCTGGAATGACCTATTGGCTTGGCACGGATGGTCAGGGGCGCGACATGCTAAGTGCGATGCTCTACGGTATCCGTATTTCGCTGATTGTCGGTCTGCTGTCGGGCTTTATCGCGCTGGTGTTTGGGACCTTCGTCGGACTGATCGCCGCATATCGTCGGGGCTGGGTTGATACATTGCTGATGCGGATTGTGGATCTGCAGTTGTCATTCCCGACAATCCTTGTTGCGCTTATCCTGCTGGTGATCCTTGGCCGCGGGGTAGAGAACATCATTCTTGCGCTTGTCGTCGTGCAGTGGGCGTATTTTGCGCGAACGGTGCGGGGCGTGGCCTTGGTTGAGGGCGCGCGGGAGTATGTGGATGCCGCACGCGGGTTACGGCTTGGCGGTGCGCGGATCCTGTTCCGCCATATTCTTCCCAATTGCCTGCCGACTATTTTGGTTGTTGCAACGATGCAAATGGCGATGGCCATTTCGTTGGAGGCCACGTTGTCGTTCCTCGGGCTTGGTTTGCCGCCCACGCGCCCATCGCTTGGCCTGCTCATCGCAAACGGTTTCGATTACCTGCAATCGGGTCGTTACTGGATCAGCGTTTTGCCCGGGCTAGTGCTGCTGGCCATCATCATCAGCGCCAATGTTCTGGGCGACCGCCTGCGTGACGTTCTGAATCCGCGACTATGA
- a CDS encoding NADP-dependent oxidoreductase: MTQTETSNRQLVLAERPKGAPTKDTLRLIEGQVPSAGAGLMLLRTEFLSLDPYMRGRMSDAPSYAAPVEINGVMPGGTVAQVVISQVKGFAPGDHVLSFNGWQDYALSDGAGVTNLGQSPAHPSWALGIMGMPGFTAWAGLTQIGAPKPGETIVVAAATGPVGATVGQIGKILGCRVVGIAGGPDKCAYAVSELGFDACIDHKADDFAEQLAVASPDGVDVYFENVGGKVLDGVIPLLNPNARVPVCGLISQYNATSLPDGPDRMNWLMGQILRKKIKLQGFIIFDDFGHLYQEFAKEMSAWIESGKIQYREEVIDGLENAPEAFIGLLNGENFGKRVIRVGRN, translated from the coding sequence ATGACACAAACCGAAACATCCAACCGCCAGCTTGTGCTGGCCGAACGCCCCAAAGGCGCGCCAACCAAAGACACGCTTCGCCTGATTGAGGGGCAGGTTCCCTCTGCAGGTGCGGGTCTGATGCTTTTACGCACGGAGTTTTTGTCGTTGGACCCGTACATGAGGGGGCGCATGAGCGATGCACCCTCTTATGCGGCACCCGTGGAAATCAACGGCGTCATGCCGGGTGGAACAGTGGCGCAGGTCGTCATCTCGCAGGTTAAGGGGTTCGCGCCAGGCGACCATGTGCTGAGCTTTAATGGCTGGCAGGATTATGCGCTTAGCGATGGTGCCGGCGTCACCAATCTGGGCCAATCCCCCGCGCATCCCTCTTGGGCACTAGGTATCATGGGGATGCCTGGGTTTACTGCTTGGGCTGGCCTTACCCAGATCGGCGCACCAAAGCCCGGCGAAACCATTGTTGTGGCAGCCGCAACTGGGCCGGTCGGGGCCACCGTGGGCCAGATTGGCAAGATCCTTGGCTGCCGTGTAGTTGGCATCGCGGGCGGGCCAGACAAATGTGCCTATGCGGTTAGCGAGTTAGGTTTTGACGCCTGTATCGACCACAAGGCAGATGACTTTGCAGAACAGCTGGCCGTAGCCAGCCCCGATGGCGTTGATGTCTACTTTGAGAATGTCGGCGGCAAGGTTCTGGACGGGGTCATCCCGCTGTTGAACCCCAACGCGCGGGTGCCGGTCTGCGGTTTGATATCACAGTATAACGCGACCAGTCTGCCAGATGGGCCGGACCGGATGAACTGGCTTATGGGTCAAATCCTCCGCAAAAAAATCAAGCTGCAAGGCTTCATCATCTTCGACGATTTCGGACATCTCTATCAGGAATTCGCAAAGGAAATGAGTGCATGGATCGAAAGCGGCAAAATCCAGTACCGCGAAGAGGTCATTGATGGGCTGGAAAATGCGCCCGAGGCATTCATCGGTTTGCTGAACGGCGAAAACTTTGGCAAGCGCGTGATCCGCGTTGGCCGCAATTGA
- a CDS encoding ABC transporter ATP-binding protein has protein sequence MTAVLEVKDLHTSFMTQGLTVAALQGVSLSVGKGEILGLVGESGSGKTLTGFSINRLISPPGQVVGGQVLLHGQDVLTYGEEEMRQLRGRRIAMIFQDPMMTLNPVLRIETQMRDALRAHEKLTKLEARKRAIAALDEVGIPAPESRLRSYPHELSGGMRQRVAIAIALLHKPDVIIADEPTTALDVTIQGQILSLVQSLCRDRGTALIWITHDLAVVAGIADRLAVMYAGRVVEVGSVDDLLDAPAHPYTRGLIDSVPVRGQRGGRLTQIPGRMPSLADLPAGCSFAPRCQYASFSCAALPEMREIGPDRSVRCFHPLTADLA, from the coding sequence ATGACAGCCGTACTAGAAGTGAAAGATCTGCATACTTCGTTTATGACGCAAGGCCTGACGGTTGCGGCCTTGCAAGGCGTATCCTTATCGGTGGGCAAAGGTGAAATCCTTGGACTGGTGGGGGAAAGCGGTTCTGGAAAGACGCTAACAGGCTTCTCTATCAATCGCCTGATCAGTCCACCGGGGCAGGTCGTTGGCGGGCAGGTCTTGCTGCATGGCCAGGACGTGTTGACCTATGGCGAAGAAGAGATGCGCCAGCTGCGCGGGCGGCGCATTGCGATGATTTTTCAAGATCCGATGATGACCCTTAATCCGGTCTTGCGGATTGAAACACAGATGCGTGACGCGCTGCGCGCGCATGAGAAGCTCACCAAGCTTGAGGCGCGCAAACGCGCAATCGCAGCATTGGATGAGGTGGGGATTCCCGCCCCCGAAAGCCGGCTGCGTAGCTATCCGCATGAGTTGTCGGGTGGCATGCGCCAACGTGTCGCCATTGCGATTGCCCTGCTGCACAAACCGGATGTGATCATTGCGGATGAGCCGACCACGGCGCTGGATGTCACCATCCAGGGGCAGATCTTGTCGCTTGTCCAAAGCCTCTGCCGTGATCGGGGCACCGCCTTGATCTGGATTACACATGACCTTGCGGTTGTGGCGGGTATCGCGGACCGCCTTGCGGTGATGTACGCGGGCAGGGTGGTTGAAGTTGGCAGCGTCGATGACCTGCTTGATGCACCGGCGCATCCTTATACGCGTGGGCTCATAGATTCTGTTCCCGTCCGTGGACAGCGGGGTGGGCGTTTGACGCAAATTCCGGGTCGCATGCCGTCGCTTGCTGATCTGCCTGCGGGGTGTTCCTTTGCGCCACGGTGCCAATACGCCTCGTTTTCCTGCGCGGCACTGCCGGAAATGAGGGAGATTGGTCCGGATCGATCCGTGCGTTGTTTTCACCCCTTAACGGCGGATTTGGCATGA
- a CDS encoding NADH:flavin oxidoreductase/NADH oxidase, with amino-acid sequence MTKTPALFTPFTLRGVTFPNRITLAPMCQYQAIDGVPNNWHRAHHGRYATSGLGCAIVESTGITAEGRISAGCTGIYNDEQVEAWKPITALYRDQGVPVIMQINHAGAKSSTMRPWDGGGPLEEDSTEPPWETVAPSAIPAREGWHTPRALDVSEMAGIASDFATAAKRALAAGFDGVEIHGAHGYLLHSFMSPWSNRRNDAYGGTLEGRMRLPVEVARAVRAAVPDHVPVLYRASCVDGEGGSLTLDDTVALAAELKKAGVDLIDASGGGIPAGMRLAKMKTGPGFQVPYADRIRHEIDMPTMAVGMITEPELANRIIEEGKADMVALARQFLRDPAWAYHAAQELGHPEPASILPKLYAFYLRISA; translated from the coding sequence ATGACAAAAACCCCTGCCCTGTTTACGCCGTTCACTTTGCGCGGCGTGACCTTTCCCAACCGCATCACATTGGCACCAATGTGCCAATATCAGGCGATTGATGGTGTCCCCAATAACTGGCACAGAGCGCATCATGGCCGCTACGCAACATCCGGACTGGGTTGCGCGATTGTCGAATCCACAGGAATTACCGCAGAAGGCCGCATTAGCGCCGGCTGCACAGGTATCTACAACGACGAACAAGTCGAAGCATGGAAACCCATCACAGCCCTTTATCGCGATCAAGGCGTTCCGGTGATCATGCAAATCAACCACGCAGGCGCCAAGTCATCGACAATGCGGCCATGGGATGGCGGCGGGCCGCTTGAGGAAGACAGCACTGAGCCGCCATGGGAAACCGTAGCACCTTCGGCAATCCCTGCCCGCGAAGGATGGCACACGCCGCGTGCACTCGATGTGTCCGAAATGGCCGGCATTGCATCAGATTTTGCGACAGCCGCGAAACGCGCCCTGGCAGCAGGATTTGACGGCGTCGAAATCCATGGCGCACACGGTTATTTGCTGCACAGCTTCATGTCACCATGGTCCAACAGGCGCAACGATGCGTATGGAGGCACCCTGGAGGGGCGTATGCGACTGCCGGTCGAGGTTGCACGCGCCGTACGCGCCGCAGTACCCGATCATGTTCCCGTGCTTTACCGCGCATCCTGCGTTGATGGTGAGGGGGGCAGTCTTACGCTGGATGACACTGTCGCACTCGCCGCCGAGCTTAAAAAGGCTGGCGTTGATCTGATTGACGCATCGGGCGGCGGAATTCCCGCCGGCATGCGGCTGGCCAAGATGAAAACCGGTCCGGGTTTCCAGGTGCCTTACGCTGATCGCATCCGCCATGAAATTGACATGCCAACGATGGCGGTCGGTATGATCACGGAACCCGAACTCGCGAACCGGATCATCGAAGAAGGCAAGGCGGACATGGTTGCCCTGGCCCGACAGTTCTTGCGCGATCCTGCGTGGGCATACCACGCGGCGCAGGAATTGGGGCATCCGGAACCTGCATCAATCCTGCCAAAGCTCTATGCATTCTACTTGCGCATTTCGGCCTGA
- a CDS encoding iron-containing alcohol dehydrogenase: protein MNNFDFRNPTHILFGKGRIADLKDQVPAGAKVLIIYGGGSAERTGVLAQVHEALADHTLVEFGGIEPNPRFETALKAVELIGEEDITFLLAVGGGSVIDATKFIAAAALYDGDAWDILTLRGSVVTDAMPFGTVLTLPATGSEMNPASVITHAEKGAKLPFMSAHCYPVFSVLDPEVTYSLPPRQIANGVADAFVHIIEQYLTYPAAARVQDGFAETLLRTLIELGPKALETPKDYDIRANLMWTATLALNGLIGAGVPQDWASHMIGHEITALNDTDHARTLAVVLPSLMHDQRGPKREKLLQYAANVWDIREGSDDDRIDAAIKATRGFFEAMGIKTRLGDYDIAAPEIDRIVNALKDHGLTALGEHAAIAPDDARRILEAAL, encoded by the coding sequence ATGAACAATTTTGATTTTCGCAATCCAACACATATCCTGTTTGGTAAGGGGCGTATCGCCGACCTGAAGGATCAGGTTCCAGCAGGCGCAAAGGTCCTGATCATCTATGGTGGGGGCAGTGCCGAGCGCACCGGCGTCTTGGCGCAAGTGCACGAGGCCTTAGCAGATCATACCTTGGTCGAATTCGGAGGGATCGAACCGAACCCGCGCTTTGAAACGGCACTCAAGGCGGTCGAGTTGATCGGCGAAGAAGACATCACCTTCCTGCTTGCCGTTGGCGGTGGGTCAGTTATCGACGCCACGAAATTCATTGCGGCGGCGGCTTTGTATGACGGCGATGCGTGGGACATTCTGACTTTGCGCGGTTCGGTAGTAACCGATGCCATGCCATTCGGCACCGTACTGACACTGCCCGCGACCGGGTCAGAAATGAACCCCGCCTCTGTGATCACCCACGCAGAAAAAGGCGCAAAGCTCCCATTCATGAGCGCACATTGCTATCCGGTCTTCTCGGTGCTGGACCCGGAGGTCACCTACTCGCTGCCACCGCGCCAGATTGCGAACGGTGTTGCGGATGCCTTTGTTCATATCATCGAACAATATCTGACATATCCGGCTGCGGCGCGCGTTCAGGACGGGTTTGCGGAAACCCTACTGCGGACCCTGATCGAGCTTGGACCAAAGGCGCTAGAAACGCCAAAGGACTACGATATCCGCGCTAACCTGATGTGGACGGCGACGCTGGCCCTGAACGGTCTGATCGGCGCGGGTGTGCCGCAGGACTGGGCAAGCCATATGATCGGGCATGAGATAACTGCGTTGAATGATACCGACCACGCGCGCACGCTGGCCGTTGTTCTGCCATCGCTGATGCACGACCAGCGCGGCCCGAAGCGCGAGAAACTTCTGCAATATGCCGCCAACGTCTGGGATATCCGCGAAGGATCCGACGATGATCGGATCGACGCAGCCATCAAGGCCACGCGTGGATTTTTTGAGGCGATGGGGATCAAGACACGGCTGGGTGACTACGACATCGCGGCGCCCGAAATTGACCGCATCGTCAATGCCTTGAAAGACCACGGCCTCACCGCGCTTGGCGAACATGCCGCCATCGCCCCTGACGACGCCCGCCGCATTCTAGAAGCGGCCCTATAG